In Misgurnus anguillicaudatus chromosome 5, ASM2758022v2, whole genome shotgun sequence, a genomic segment contains:
- the gnb1a gene encoding guanine nucleotide-binding protein G(I)/G(S)/G(T) subunit beta-1, producing MSELDQLRQEAEQLKNQIRDARKACADATLSQITANIDPVGRIQMRTRRTLRGHLAKIYAMHWGTDSRLLVSASQDGKLIIWDSYTTNKVHAIPLRSSWVMTCAYAPSGNYVACGGLDNICSIYNLKTREGNVRVSRELAGHTGYLSCCRFLDDNQIVTSSGDTTCALWDIETGQQTTTFAGHTGDVMSLSLAPDTRLFVSGACDASAKLWDVREGMCRQTFTGHESDINAICFFPNGNAFATGSDDATCRLFDLRADQELMVYSHDNIICGITSVAFSKSGRLLLAGYDDFNCNVWDALKADRAGVLAGHDNRVSCLGVTDDGMAVATGSWDSFLKIWN from the exons ATGAGCGAACTCGACCAGTTGCGTCAGGAGGCTGAACAGCTGAAGAACCAGATCAGA GATGCGCGGAAAGCATGCGCAGACGCCACCCTCTCCCAG ATCACAGCAAACATTGATCCTGTGGGCCGGATTCAGATGCGCACTAGACGGACACTAAGGGGACATTTGGCAAAGATCTACGCCATGCACTGGGGCACTGACTCGAG GCTGCTTGTCAGTGCTTCCCAGGATGGAAAACTGATTATCTGGGACAGCTATACTACAAACAAG GTACATGCGATTCCCCTGCGTTCCTCTTGGGTCATGACCTGTGCTTACGCTCCGTCTGGAAACTACGTAGCCTGCGGAGGTCTAGATAACATTTGTTCAATCTACAACCTAAAGACCCGCGAGGGGAACGTGCGCGTCAGCCGGGAGTTGGCCGGACACACAG GTTATCTGTCCTGTTGCCGTTTCCTGGATGATAATCAGATTGTCACTAGCTCAGGTGACACCACCTG TGCTCTCTGGGATATTGAGACCGGGCAGCAGACGACCACATTTGCAGGTCACACGGGTGATGTGATGTCACTGTCTTTGGCCCCGGACACTCGTTTGTTTGTGTCGGGGGCATGCGATGCTTCAGCTAAGCTTTGGGACGTTAGAGAAGGCATGTGCAGACAAACCTTTACAGGCCACGAGTCCGACATCAATGCCATCTGC TTCTTCCCCAACGGCAACGCGTTTGCAACAGGCTCAGACGACGCCACCTGCAGGCTGTTTGATCTGCGTGCCGATCAGGAGCTGATGGTTTATTCTCACGACAACATCATCTGTGGGATCACGTCTGTGGCTTTCTCTAAGAGCGGACGCCTGCTGCTGGCTGGTTATGATGATTTTAACTGTAATGTGTGGGACGCTCTGAAAGCTGACCGCGCAG GTGTTTTGGCGGGTCATGATAATCGTGTCAGCTGCTTGGGAGTAACTGATGATGGTATGGCTGTGGCTACAGGATCCTGGGACAGTTTCCTAAAGATCTGGAATTAA